One Pseudomonas tolaasii NCPPB 2192 genomic window carries:
- a CDS encoding MlaD family protein: protein METRAHHVMIGLFSVIVVVGAMLFGLWLAKSSVDSAFQEYEVVFNEAVSGLSQGSSVQYSGIKVGDVTSLRLDPKDPRRVLARIRLAGQTPIKEDTQAKLALTGITGTSIIQLSGGTPQSPELKGKDGNLPEIIASPSPIARLLNNSNDLMTSINLLLHNANHMFSRENVERLSNTLDNLQQTTGAIADQRGDIKVAMQQLLQVSKQAGAALEQTTTLMRSANGLLNDQGKQAFGSAEQAMKSLEQSTATINTLLTNNKDSVNSGMQGLNELAPAVRELRETLASLRAISRRLEANPSGYLLGSDKNKEFTP from the coding sequence ATGGAAACCCGCGCCCATCATGTGATGATCGGTCTGTTCAGCGTGATCGTGGTGGTCGGCGCGATGCTGTTCGGCCTGTGGCTGGCCAAGTCCAGCGTCGACAGCGCCTTCCAGGAATATGAGGTGGTGTTCAACGAGGCGGTCAGCGGCCTGTCCCAGGGCAGTTCGGTGCAGTACAGCGGCATCAAGGTGGGCGACGTCACCAGCCTGCGCCTGGACCCGAAAGACCCGCGCCGCGTATTGGCGCGCATCCGCCTGGCCGGGCAGACGCCGATCAAGGAGGACACCCAGGCCAAGCTCGCGCTGACCGGCATTACCGGCACCTCGATCATCCAGCTCAGTGGCGGCACGCCGCAAAGCCCCGAGCTCAAGGGCAAGGACGGCAACCTGCCGGAAATCATCGCCTCGCCATCGCCCATCGCGCGCTTGCTCAACAACAGCAACGACCTGATGACCAGCATCAACCTGCTGCTGCACAACGCCAACCACATGTTCTCCCGCGAGAACGTCGAGCGCCTGAGCAACACCCTGGACAACCTGCAGCAAACCACCGGCGCCATCGCCGACCAGCGCGGCGATATCAAAGTGGCGATGCAACAGCTGCTGCAAGTCAGCAAACAGGCCGGCGCCGCACTCGAGCAAACCACCACGCTGATGCGCAGCGCCAATGGCTTGCTCAACGATCAAGGCAAGCAAGCGTTCGGCAGCGCCGAGCAGGCGATGAAATCCCTCGAACAAAGCACCGCGACCATCAACACCTTGCTGACGAACAACAAGGACTCGGTGAACAGCGGCATGCAAGGCCTCAACGAATTGGCACCCGCCGTGCGCGAACTGCGCGAAACCCTCGCTTCGCTGCGTGCGATTTCCCGCCGCCTTGAAGCCAACCCCAGCGGTTACTTGCTGGGCAGCGACAAGAACAAGGAGTTCACGCCATGA
- a CDS encoding ABC transporter ATP-binding protein: MSRLHRAPSEAVIEVRGLCNRFGSQSVHENLDLDLYKGEILAVVGGSGSGKSVLLRSIVGLRRPSEGEVRVFGKNLPNLSEHERSLVERRFGVLFQKGALFSSLTVTENVALPLIEHAGLSRRDAEHLAAVKLALAGLPLSAADKYPASLSGGMIKRAALARALALDPDILFLDEPTAGLDPIGAAQFDQLILTLRDALGLSVFLVTHDLDTLYTITDRVAVLAQKKVLVADAIDIVSETDDAWIHEYFHGPRGRAALDAAQSLDEV, encoded by the coding sequence GTGAGCCGCCTGCACCGAGCGCCCAGCGAGGCGGTGATCGAAGTGCGCGGCCTGTGCAACCGCTTTGGCAGTCAGAGCGTTCACGAGAACCTCGACCTGGATTTGTACAAAGGCGAGATTCTCGCCGTGGTGGGCGGCTCCGGCAGCGGCAAGTCGGTGTTGCTGCGCAGCATCGTCGGCCTGCGCCGCCCGAGCGAAGGGGAAGTGCGAGTGTTCGGCAAGAACCTGCCCAACCTCTCGGAGCACGAGCGCTCGCTGGTGGAACGGCGCTTCGGCGTGCTGTTCCAGAAGGGCGCGCTGTTTTCCTCCCTGACGGTCACTGAAAACGTTGCGCTGCCCTTGATCGAACATGCCGGGCTTAGCCGTCGCGACGCCGAGCATCTGGCGGCGGTCAAGCTGGCACTGGCCGGGCTGCCGCTGTCGGCGGCGGACAAGTACCCGGCGTCGCTGTCCGGCGGCATGATCAAACGCGCCGCGTTGGCACGGGCTTTGGCGCTGGACCCGGACATCCTGTTTCTCGACGAACCCACCGCCGGCCTCGACCCGATTGGCGCGGCGCAATTCGACCAACTGATTTTGACCCTGCGCGATGCGTTGGGCCTGAGTGTGTTTCTGGTCACCCACGACCTCGACACGCTGTACACCATCACCGACCGCGTGGCGGTACTGGCGCAGAAGAAAGTGCTGGTGGCCGATGCCATCGATATCGTCTCGGAAACCGACGACGCCTGGATTCACGAATATTTCCACGGCCCCCGTGGCCGCGCGGCACTGGATGCCGCTCAATCGCTAGACGAGGTATGA
- a CDS encoding MlaE family ABC transporter permease, which yields MTTSTTAGAAHLDTSTTPPLLRITGDWTLAHYANLKKLSDTLDGRYDAGARIDLNGLGALDTAGASLLVELLGPTRIEQSAEQTDCSLSTADRALLKTVYRSLNDFCVPDKAPEEAAGIQVLARIGRAVDTVWQDSKKLLGFIGLILETFARGIFRPRRWRITPMVAHIEQTGLDAAPIVALLTFLVGAVVAFLGATVLKSFGATIFTVDLVAFSFLREFGVLLTAILIAGRTASAFTAQIGSMKANEEIDAIRTLGLDPMELLVLPRVLALLVSLPMLTFLAMLSGIVGGGVVCAVALDISPAMFLSLLQSDIGVQHFLVGMVKAPVFAFLIAAIGCLEGFKVSGSAESVGAHTTSSVVQSIFVVIVLDAVAAMFFMEMGW from the coding sequence ATGACCACCAGCACGACGGCCGGCGCAGCCCACCTCGATACCTCGACCACTCCGCCGTTACTCAGGATTACGGGGGACTGGACGCTTGCCCACTACGCCAACCTGAAAAAGCTGTCGGACACCCTCGACGGCAGGTATGACGCCGGCGCGCGCATCGACCTCAATGGCCTCGGCGCCCTCGACACCGCCGGCGCCTCCTTGCTGGTGGAGCTGCTGGGCCCGACCCGCATCGAGCAATCCGCCGAACAAACCGATTGCAGCCTGTCCACCGCCGACCGCGCACTGCTCAAGACCGTCTACCGCTCCCTCAATGACTTTTGCGTGCCCGACAAAGCCCCGGAAGAAGCCGCCGGCATTCAAGTGCTGGCGCGCATCGGGCGGGCGGTGGATACGGTCTGGCAAGACAGCAAGAAACTGCTCGGTTTTATCGGCCTGATCCTCGAAACCTTTGCCCGGGGCATTTTCCGCCCCAGGCGCTGGCGCATCACGCCGATGGTTGCGCACATCGAGCAAACCGGCCTGGACGCGGCGCCCATCGTGGCCTTGCTGACTTTTCTGGTCGGCGCCGTGGTGGCGTTTCTCGGCGCCACGGTGTTGAAGAGTTTTGGCGCGACGATTTTTACCGTCGACCTGGTGGCGTTTTCCTTCCTGCGTGAATTCGGCGTGTTGCTCACCGCGATCCTGATCGCCGGCCGCACCGCCAGTGCCTTCACCGCGCAAATCGGCTCGATGAAGGCTAACGAAGAAATCGACGCGATTCGTACCCTCGGCCTCGACCCCATGGAGCTGCTGGTATTGCCGCGCGTGCTGGCGCTGTTGGTGTCGCTGCCGATGCTGACGTTTCTGGCAATGCTCTCGGGCATCGTCGGCGGCGGGGTGGTGTGCGCCGTGGCACTGGATATTTCACCGGCCATGTTTCTGTCGTTGCTTCAATCGGACATTGGCGTGCAGCATTTTCTGGTGGGCATGGTGAAGGCGCCGGTCTTCGCCTTTCTGATTGCGGCGATCGGCTGCCTGGAAGGCTTCAAGGTCAGCGGCAGTGCCGAATCGGTGGGCGCGCACACCACGTCGAGCGTGGTGCAGTCGATTTTCGTGGTGATCGTGCTGGACGCGGTCGCCGCCATGTTTTTTATGGAGATGGGCTGGTGA
- a CDS encoding DUF5924 family protein, translating to MPNLPPLIQRILVLIKRYPGVIALGGFISGVCSFILVDRQQGMASWIAIIMLVSWLWLMLENSFTQLFARVFKREIPEPLLRYATQMIHQESLFFVLPFFFVTTAWNSGQSVFTGLLGAAALVSITDPLYYKWLAPKRSLFLALHTLTLFAALLTALPIILHLTTAESYKLALGVAIALSIPSLATSLPLRSIKGWAMLLGVTAAIGCAGWFLRSWVPPATLWMTEVAISTQLQDRTPGDDLKEVTAAQLRSGGLYAYTAINAPRGLDERIYHVWKFNGQEVDRIALDIHGGRKEGYRAWTHKQNFPADAVGRWQVRVLTEDGQVIGVLRFKVTDTAQTDNPK from the coding sequence ATGCCAAACCTGCCGCCCCTTATCCAGCGCATTCTCGTTCTGATCAAGCGCTACCCAGGGGTGATCGCACTCGGCGGTTTCATTTCGGGGGTGTGCAGCTTCATTCTGGTGGACCGCCAGCAGGGCATGGCCAGCTGGATCGCCATCATCATGCTGGTGAGCTGGTTGTGGCTGATGCTGGAAAACAGTTTCACCCAGCTGTTCGCCAGGGTGTTCAAGCGCGAAATTCCCGAACCGTTGCTGCGCTACGCCACGCAGATGATCCATCAGGAAAGCCTGTTCTTCGTGCTGCCGTTCTTTTTTGTCACCACGGCGTGGAACAGCGGCCAGTCGGTGTTCACCGGCTTGCTCGGTGCGGCGGCGCTGGTGTCGATCACTGACCCCTTGTATTACAAATGGCTGGCGCCAAAGCGTTCGCTGTTCCTGGCGCTGCACACCCTGACCCTGTTCGCCGCGCTGCTCACGGCGCTGCCGATTATCCTGCACCTGACCACCGCCGAAAGTTACAAACTGGCCCTCGGCGTGGCCATCGCGCTGTCGATCCCCAGCCTGGCTACCAGCCTGCCACTGCGCAGCATCAAAGGTTGGGCCATGCTGCTGGGGGTCACCGCCGCCATTGGTTGCGCCGGCTGGTTTCTGCGCAGTTGGGTGCCGCCGGCCACGTTGTGGATGACGGAAGTGGCGATCAGCACGCAGTTACAAGACCGCACGCCGGGCGATGACCTCAAGGAAGTGACCGCCGCCCAATTGCGCAGCGGCGGCCTGTACGCCTACACCGCAATCAACGCGCCGCGCGGGCTGGATGAGCGCATCTACCATGTGTGGAAATTCAACGGCCAGGAAGTCGACCGCATCGCGCTGGATATCCACGGTGGGCGCAAGGAAGGCTACCGCGCGTGGACCCACAAGCAGAACTTCCCGGCCGATGCCGTGGGCCGTTGGCAGGTACGCGTGCTGACCGAAGACGGGCAGGTGATCGGCGTGTTGCGCTTCAAAGTGACTGACACAGCACAAACGGACAACCCAAAGTAG
- a CDS encoding M16 family metallopeptidase yields the protein MRRLLFACLLMGSAHSFAFDRLQVEGYTLPNGLQLLLKPGTERGHVAIRLVVGVGLDDFTCEEKEVPHLLEHLLFSGIDGGGEGDLEDRMQALGGEWNAYTSNADTTFVIEAPAQNQRKVLDLLLAIITRTQLTDANINAAKQVVEREDGGHYSHLQRLLDRQDLGHTASNQLAVELGLKCAERAEVSHITRDQLEALRKNWYAPNNMTLIIVGDLDKLLPAYLERTYGQLDPVEPSEHLPLPEIRHAAASHRDLIRGWVGDSAKLHWLFPEPVLDDAHDETYDLLKDYLDWALYRQLRLKHGLSYGPWSEREVLGGVGFLSLNADLERDNLPEAENVLQDLKAQLLKDGLDPATFARLQHAAIARQAWAVQGNSALADYYWSASGDYSNGHFSDPVKRIKAVTLEQTDQAMRQVFNQPGYWRIEKPLLSYDSLNWIGAAALALIAIVLGSVRLYRKRVA from the coding sequence ATGCGTCGCCTGTTATTCGCCTGCCTGCTCATGGGCTCAGCTCATTCGTTTGCCTTTGACCGCCTGCAAGTCGAGGGCTACACCTTGCCCAACGGCCTGCAGTTGCTGCTCAAACCGGGCACCGAACGCGGGCATGTGGCCATCCGCCTGGTGGTGGGTGTAGGGCTGGACGACTTCACCTGTGAGGAAAAGGAGGTGCCGCACCTGCTCGAACACTTGCTGTTCAGCGGCATCGACGGCGGCGGCGAAGGCGACCTGGAAGACCGCATGCAAGCCCTGGGCGGCGAGTGGAACGCCTACACCAGCAACGCCGACACCACCTTCGTGATCGAAGCGCCCGCGCAAAACCAGCGCAAGGTGCTCGACCTGTTGCTGGCAATCATCACCCGCACCCAACTGACCGACGCCAATATCAATGCCGCCAAGCAGGTGGTGGAGCGCGAAGACGGCGGCCATTACTCCCACCTGCAACGCCTGCTCGACCGCCAGGACCTGGGCCACACCGCCAGCAACCAATTGGCCGTAGAGTTGGGGCTCAAATGCGCCGAACGTGCCGAAGTCAGCCACATCACCCGCGACCAGTTGGAAGCGCTGCGCAAAAACTGGTACGCGCCGAACAACATGACCCTGATCATCGTCGGCGACCTCGACAAACTGCTGCCGGCCTACTTGGAACGCACCTACGGCCAGCTCGACCCGGTGGAACCGAGCGAACATTTGCCGCTACCCGAAATCCGGCACGCCGCCGCCAGCCATCGCGACCTGATCCGTGGCTGGGTCGGCGACAGCGCCAAGCTGCACTGGCTGTTCCCCGAACCGGTGCTGGACGATGCCCATGATGAAACCTACGACCTGCTCAAGGACTACCTCGACTGGGCGCTGTACCGCCAACTGCGCCTCAAGCACGGCTTGTCCTACGGCCCGTGGAGCGAACGCGAAGTGCTCGGCGGCGTCGGCTTCCTCAGCCTGAATGCCGACCTTGAGCGCGACAACCTGCCCGAGGCCGAAAACGTCCTGCAAGACCTCAAGGCGCAACTGCTCAAGGACGGCCTCGACCCGGCCACATTCGCCCGCCTGCAACACGCCGCCATCGCACGCCAGGCCTGGGCCGTGCAGGGCAACAGCGCGTTGGCCGACTATTACTGGAGCGCTTCGGGCGACTACAGCAACGGGCACTTCAGCGACCCGGTCAAACGCATCAAAGCCGTGACCCTGGAACAAACCGACCAAGCCATGCGTCAAGTGTTTAACCAGCCCGGTTACTGGCGCATCGAAAAACCGCTGCTGAGCTACGACAGCCTGAACTGGATCGGCGCCGCCGCGCTCGCGCTGATCGCCATTGTGTTGGGCAGCGTGCGGCTTTATCGCAAACGGGTCGCGTAA
- a CDS encoding Na/Pi cotransporter family protein has translation MLTLLNLLSAVTLLIWGTHIVRTGILRVYGSNLRQVIGQNMSKRWLAFIAGILVTAMVQSSNATAMLVTSFVGQGLMGLMPALATMLGADVGTALMARVLTFDLSWLSPLLIFLGVIFFLSRKQTRAGQMGRVGIGLGLIILALQLIVEAAGPITHAQGVKVIFASLTGDILLDALVGALFAMISYSSLAAVLLTATLAGAGVIGLHVAIGLVIGANIGSGVLAFLSTNMQNAAGRQVALGSLLYKLIGLLLIIPVLDPLVRWMDGLDYSAQGMVITFHVLYNVSRCLILLPTIGPMARLCAWLLPEQPEINGKAKLRHLDLASLATPSLALANAARETLRLGDLIDNMLTAMLEVLRGKQTAITQEMRSLSDDVEALYSAIKLYLAQMPREDLSEHDSRRWAEIIELSINLKLAGDLIERMLRKVQQQKTSQRRQFSEVGLEELAGLHSQLIANLRLGLSVFLSADPESARQLLREKRRFRAQERRLAHAHVSRLQRKIVQSLETSSLHLELIADMKRLNSLFCSSAYVVLETSDTGALSAEDIADITHSP, from the coding sequence ATGCTGACCTTGCTCAATCTGCTTTCCGCCGTGACCCTGCTTATCTGGGGCACGCACATCGTCCGTACCGGCATCTTGCGGGTCTACGGTTCCAACTTGCGCCAAGTCATCGGGCAGAACATGTCCAAGCGATGGCTGGCGTTTATCGCCGGTATTCTGGTGACGGCCATGGTGCAGAGCAGTAACGCCACGGCCATGCTGGTGACGTCGTTTGTCGGCCAGGGCCTGATGGGCCTGATGCCTGCACTGGCGACCATGCTCGGTGCCGACGTCGGTACCGCGCTGATGGCGCGGGTGCTCACGTTCGACCTGTCGTGGCTGTCGCCACTGCTGATTTTTCTCGGAGTGATTTTCTTCCTGTCGCGCAAACAGACGCGGGCAGGGCAGATGGGCCGCGTGGGCATCGGCCTGGGCCTGATCATTCTGGCGCTGCAATTGATCGTCGAAGCCGCCGGGCCGATCACCCACGCCCAGGGTGTCAAAGTCATCTTCGCCTCGTTGACCGGCGACATCCTGCTTGACGCTCTGGTTGGCGCCCTGTTCGCGATGATTTCCTACTCCAGCCTGGCCGCCGTCCTGCTGACGGCCACCCTGGCCGGCGCCGGCGTGATTGGCCTGCACGTGGCCATCGGCCTGGTGATCGGCGCCAACATCGGCAGCGGTGTGCTGGCCTTTCTCAGTACCAATATGCAGAACGCCGCCGGGCGCCAAGTGGCCCTCGGCAGCCTGCTCTACAAGCTGATCGGCCTGTTGCTGATCATCCCGGTACTCGACCCTCTCGTACGCTGGATGGACGGCCTGGACTACAGCGCCCAGGGCATGGTCATCACCTTCCACGTGCTCTACAACGTCAGCCGCTGCCTGATTTTGCTGCCGACCATCGGCCCGATGGCCCGCCTGTGCGCCTGGCTGCTGCCGGAACAACCGGAGATCAACGGCAAAGCCAAGCTGCGCCACCTGGACCTGGCCTCACTCGCCACCCCAAGCCTGGCGCTGGCCAACGCCGCTCGCGAAACCCTGCGCCTGGGCGACCTGATCGACAACATGCTCACCGCGATGCTCGAAGTGCTGCGCGGCAAGCAAACCGCCATCACCCAGGAAATGCGCAGCCTCAGCGATGACGTCGAAGCGTTGTACAGCGCGATCAAGCTGTACCTCGCGCAGATGCCCCGCGAAGACCTCAGTGAACACGACAGCCGGCGCTGGGCCGAGATCATCGAGCTGTCGATCAACCTCAAACTGGCCGGCGACTTGATCGAGCGCATGCTGCGCAAGGTCCAGCAGCAGAAAACCTCGCAGCGCCGCCAGTTCTCCGAAGTCGGCCTGGAAGAACTCGCCGGCCTGCACAGCCAGCTGATTGCCAACTTGCGCCTGGGCCTGTCGGTGTTTCTCAGCGCCGACCCGGAAAGCGCGCGCCAGTTGCTGCGCGAGAAGCGTCGCTTCCGCGCCCAGGAACGTCGCCTGGCTCACGCCCATGTCAGCCGCTTGCAGCGAAAAATCGTACAGAGCCTGGAAACCAGCTCCCTGCACCTGGAGTTGATTGCCGACATGAAACGCCTAAACTCGCTGTTCTGCAGCAGCGCCTATGTGGTGCTGGAAACTTCCGACACCGGCGCACTCTCCGCTGAAGATATTGCCGACATCACCCATTCGCCCTGA
- a CDS encoding TerC family protein: MEWLTNPEIWIAFFTLTALEIVLGIDNIIMISILVSRMPKHMQARTRIFGLALAMVTRILLLLSITWVMQLTADLFVVFGQGISGRDLILFFGGLFLLWKSSQEMYHALEGEDETHDEPKGTGGKFIYTIIQIAIIDIVFSLDSVITAVGMVSHVPVMVAAIVVAVLVMMLAAGTISEFIDKHPSLKMLALSFLLVVGTVLIAESFDVHVPKGYVYFAMAFSLAVEAVNIKMRTAIAKKKKQQDPVKLRKDIPGQ, from the coding sequence ATGGAATGGCTGACCAATCCGGAGATCTGGATTGCCTTCTTCACCCTGACGGCCCTCGAGATCGTCCTGGGCATCGATAACATCATCATGATTTCGATCCTGGTCAGCCGCATGCCCAAGCATATGCAGGCGCGCACCCGGATCTTCGGCCTGGCGCTGGCCATGGTCACGCGAATCCTGTTGCTGCTGTCGATCACCTGGGTGATGCAACTCACCGCCGACCTGTTCGTGGTGTTTGGCCAGGGCATTTCCGGGCGCGACCTGATCCTGTTCTTCGGCGGCCTGTTCCTGCTGTGGAAAAGCTCCCAGGAGATGTACCACGCCCTGGAAGGTGAAGATGAAACCCACGACGAGCCGAAAGGCACGGGCGGCAAGTTCATCTACACCATCATTCAGATCGCCATCATCGACATCGTGTTCTCCCTGGACTCGGTGATCACCGCCGTCGGCATGGTCTCCCATGTGCCGGTCATGGTGGCGGCGATTGTCGTCGCGGTGCTGGTGATGATGCTGGCTGCCGGTACCATCAGCGAGTTCATCGACAAGCACCCGTCGCTGAAAATGCTCGCACTGTCATTCTTGCTGGTGGTGGGTACTGTGCTGATCGCAGAATCCTTCGACGTGCACGTACCAAAAGGCTACGTCTACTTCGCCATGGCGTTCTCGCTGGCGGTGGAAGCGGTGAACATCAAGATGCGCACCGCCATCGCGAAAAAGAAGAAACAGCAGGATCCAGTGAAACTGCGCAAGGACATTCCGGGTCAGTAA
- a CDS encoding CitMHS family transporter has translation MLTFLGFAMVITFMFLIMTKRLSALIALIIVPILFALFGGFAPQIGPMMLAGITKLAPTGVMLMFAILYFALMIDSGLFDPAVRKILKMVKGDPLKVSVGTAVLALVVSLDGDGATTYMICVAAMLPLYQRIGMSPRIMAGLIILAGGVMNMTPWGGPTARAASALHVDPSDIFVPMIPAMAAGVLAILVIAYLYGKRERARLGELHLAGDEIDHSEISVSQFPDARRPKLIWFNGALTFALMCTLIAGLLPLPVLFMVAFSIAMIVNYPCLQMQKDRVAAHSGSVLAVVGLIFAAGIFTGILSGTGMVDAMSKSLLAVIPDALGPYLAVITALVSMPFTFFMSNDAFYYGVLPVLAEAASHYGITAAEMGRASIVGQPVHLLSPLVPSTYLLVALAGIEFGDHQRFTLKWAVLVCLCIMFAALLMGIIPLFSTL, from the coding sequence ATGCTGACTTTCCTTGGCTTTGCCATGGTCATCACGTTCATGTTCCTGATCATGACCAAGCGCCTGTCGGCGCTGATCGCTCTGATCATCGTGCCCATCCTGTTCGCGCTGTTTGGCGGTTTCGCACCGCAGATCGGCCCGATGATGCTTGCCGGCATCACCAAGCTCGCGCCGACCGGCGTGATGCTGATGTTCGCCATCCTCTACTTCGCCCTGATGATCGACTCCGGCCTGTTTGACCCGGCCGTGCGCAAGATCCTCAAAATGGTCAAGGGCGACCCGCTGAAAGTCTCGGTCGGCACTGCCGTGCTGGCGCTGGTGGTTTCCCTCGATGGCGACGGCGCCACCACTTACATGATCTGCGTGGCCGCCATGCTGCCGCTGTATCAGCGCATCGGCATGAGCCCGCGGATCATGGCCGGCCTGATCATCCTCGCCGGCGGCGTGATGAACATGACCCCCTGGGGTGGCCCGACCGCCCGTGCCGCCAGCGCGCTGCATGTAGACCCCTCGGATATTTTCGTACCGATGATTCCGGCCATGGCCGCGGGCGTGCTGGCGATCCTGGTAATTGCCTACCTGTACGGCAAACGCGAACGTGCTCGCCTGGGTGAGCTGCATTTGGCCGGCGATGAGATCGACCACAGCGAAATCAGCGTGTCGCAATTCCCGGATGCTCGCCGTCCAAAACTGATCTGGTTCAACGGCGCACTGACGTTCGCCCTGATGTGCACCCTGATCGCAGGCCTGTTGCCGCTGCCGGTGCTGTTCATGGTGGCGTTCAGTATCGCCATGATCGTCAACTACCCGTGCCTGCAAATGCAGAAAGACCGCGTCGCCGCCCACTCCGGCAGCGTATTGGCGGTGGTGGGGCTGATCTTCGCGGCCGGTATCTTCACCGGCATTCTGTCGGGCACCGGCATGGTCGATGCCATGTCCAAAAGCCTGCTCGCCGTGATCCCGGATGCGCTGGGCCCGTACCTGGCGGTGATCACCGCGCTGGTGAGCATGCCGTTTACCTTCTTCATGTCCAACGATGCGTTCTACTATGGCGTACTGCCTGTACTCGCCGAGGCCGCCAGCCACTACGGCATCACCGCAGCGGAAATGGGTCGCGCGTCCATCGTCGGGCAACCCGTGCACCTGCTGAGCCCGCTGGTACCTTCGACCTATCTGCTGGTGGCTTTGGCGGGTATCGAATTTGGCGATCACCAGCGCTTTACCCTCAAGTGGGCAGTGCTGGTATGCCTGTGCATAATGTTCGCCGCTTTGCTGATGGGGATTATTCCGCTGTTCAGCACTCTATAA